The sequence below is a genomic window from Pseudomonadota bacterium.
GTCAGAGAAGTTTGCAGCATATCGGAGGATAAAGGAGAAAAAAATGAAGCTTACCCATTTAGACAGCAATGGTAAGGCGCGTATGGTCGATGTTACTGACAAAAAAGAAACTGAACGTGAGGCAAAAGCCTTTGGTGTGGTAAGAATGTCGCCGGAAACATACAGAAAAATTAAAAAAGGTGTAGGACCGAAGGGTGATATTTTTACTGTTGCCAAGATAGCAGGCATAATGGGGACGAAAAAAACACATGAGCTTATACCCCTTTGCCATCCTCTTGCTATTACACATATCGACGTCAGTTATAACTTTGTTGATAATGAATCCGCCGTGCAGATTACATCATCTGTAAAAATAAAGGGACAGACCGGTGTTGAAATGGAAGCCCTTACCTGCGTCATGCTCACTGCACTGACAATTTACGACATGTGCAAAGCCATTGATAAGGGCATTGAACTTGG
It includes:
- the moaC gene encoding cyclic pyranopterin monophosphate synthase MoaC — encoded protein: MKLTHLDSNGKARMVDVTDKKETEREAKAFGVVRMSPETYRKIKKGVGPKGDIFTVAKIAGIMGTKKTHELIPLCHPLAITHIDVSYNFVDNESAVQITSSVKIKGQTGVEMEALTCVMLTALTIYDMCKAIDKGIELGPFYLLEKSGGKSGRYVKKREA